One Streptomyces mobaraensis NBRC 13819 = DSM 40847 DNA segment encodes these proteins:
- a CDS encoding SDR family NAD(P)-dependent oxidoreductase, which produces MAAQTWFITGSSRGFGRSLAVAALKAGDRVVATARRPGQLAELVERFGDRVLPVALDVTDAAAATAALDAARDRFGRVDVIVNNAGYANVAPVETAPEDDFRRQFETNFWGVYNVSKAALPLLKAQGGGTVVQFSSIGGRVGGSAGLGSYQAAKFAIDGLTRVLAAETAPFGIRYLVVEPSGFATDWAGASMDVQDVPPEYRATVGAFHERARAAGRAAGDPDRAAEILVRVVRREHVPTHLPLGATAARMALDHSRRRTAEAEAWQGVSVSADFGAEYPVDLPADVAEADAQRA; this is translated from the coding sequence ATGGCAGCCCAGACGTGGTTCATCACCGGTTCCTCCCGCGGCTTCGGCCGCTCCCTCGCGGTCGCCGCCCTCAAGGCGGGCGACCGGGTCGTCGCCACCGCCCGCCGGCCCGGGCAACTCGCCGAGCTGGTCGAGAGGTTCGGCGACCGGGTACTCCCCGTGGCGCTCGACGTGACCGACGCCGCCGCGGCCACGGCCGCCCTCGACGCCGCCCGCGACCGCTTCGGCCGTGTCGACGTGATCGTCAACAACGCCGGGTACGCCAACGTGGCGCCCGTCGAGACGGCTCCGGAGGACGACTTCCGCCGTCAGTTCGAGACCAACTTCTGGGGCGTGTACAACGTCTCCAAGGCGGCGCTGCCCCTGCTGAAGGCGCAGGGCGGCGGGACCGTCGTCCAGTTCTCCTCGATCGGCGGACGGGTGGGCGGCAGCGCCGGCCTGGGCTCCTACCAGGCGGCCAAGTTCGCCATCGACGGGCTCACCCGCGTACTCGCCGCGGAGACCGCGCCGTTCGGCATCCGCTACCTCGTCGTCGAGCCGAGTGGCTTCGCCACCGACTGGGCCGGGGCCTCCATGGACGTCCAGGACGTTCCGCCCGAGTACCGGGCGACGGTCGGGGCCTTCCACGAACGGGCTCGGGCCGCCGGCCGGGCCGCCGGGGATCCCGATCGTGCCGCGGAGATCCTGGTGCGGGTGGTCCGGCGGGAGCACGTGCCCACTCACCTGCCCCTGGGGGCGACCGCGGCCCGCATGGCGCTCGACCACTCGCGGCGTCGGACTGCCGAAGCGGAGGCGTGGCAGGGCGTCTCCGTCTCCGCCGACTTCGGAGCGGAGTACCCCGTCGATCTCCCGGCGGACGTCGCGGAGGCCGACGCGCAGCGGGCCTGA
- a CDS encoding multidrug effflux MFS transporter has product MTAALVLLAFVMPLATDMYLPAFPQMTGDLRTDASGVQLTLTTFLVGMGLGQLVLGPLSDRFGRRLPLLAGGAACVAATAGCALAPSLGWLVVLRFLQGFSGAAGVVIGRAVISDVAQGDRAARLLGVLMTLMGIAPVIAPVVGGAVIGAGDWRGVFWVLSAASLLAVLAAAVGVPESLPPERRHRGGIAATARAVREVLTDRPYLGHALCFGMTLAVLFCYLGGASFVFQNLLGLDVARTSAAFASVGVVSVAAGTAVTRLVGRFTPASLLRTGLGVMVAGSAALCALSLAGLLNAIVVLTLISITFIGISMASINAAALALDRVPQAAGTGSAALGTIQSLLSAVAAPLVGLGGEHTAVPMFTGMALASLLAVAALRLAGTPGRGAARARRADGGADRGSALGTSSVRGGPRD; this is encoded by the coding sequence CTCGGGCGTGCAGCTCACGCTGACGACCTTCCTCGTCGGTATGGGGCTGGGGCAGCTGGTCCTGGGGCCGCTCTCCGACCGCTTCGGACGCCGCCTCCCCCTCCTGGCCGGTGGCGCCGCCTGTGTCGCGGCCACTGCGGGCTGCGCGCTCGCGCCTTCCCTGGGCTGGCTGGTCGTCCTGCGTTTCCTCCAGGGCTTCAGCGGTGCCGCCGGCGTGGTGATCGGGCGGGCGGTCATCTCCGACGTCGCCCAGGGCGACAGGGCCGCCAGGCTGCTCGGCGTCCTGATGACCCTCATGGGGATCGCCCCGGTCATCGCTCCCGTCGTGGGCGGTGCCGTCATCGGGGCCGGCGACTGGCGCGGGGTCTTCTGGGTCCTGTCGGCGGCCTCGCTCCTGGCCGTGCTGGCCGCGGCGGTCGGCGTTCCCGAGAGCCTGCCGCCCGAGCGGCGCCACCGCGGGGGCATCGCGGCCACCGCGCGCGCCGTACGCGAGGTCCTGACCGACCGCCCCTACCTCGGCCACGCACTCTGCTTCGGCATGACCTTGGCCGTGCTGTTCTGCTACCTGGGCGGTGCCTCCTTCGTCTTCCAGAACCTCCTCGGCCTCGACGTCGCCCGGACCTCGGCCGCTTTCGCCTCCGTCGGCGTCGTCAGCGTCGCGGCCGGTACCGCCGTCACCAGGCTCGTCGGCCGCTTCACGCCCGCGTCGCTACTGCGGACCGGCCTGGGCGTGATGGTTGCCGGCTCCGCCGCCCTGTGCGCGCTGTCCCTGGCCGGCCTGCTGAACGCGATCGTGGTCCTGACCTTGATCTCCATCACTTTCATCGGGATCAGCATGGCCAGTATCAACGCGGCCGCCCTCGCTCTGGACCGCGTTCCCCAGGCCGCCGGAACCGGCTCCGCCGCCCTCGGCACCATCCAGAGCCTCCTGAGCGCGGTGGCCGCCCCGTTGGTCGGCCTCGGTGGCGAGCACACCGCCGTTCCGATGTTCACAGGGATGGCCCTCGCCTCCCTGCTGGCCGTGGCCGCCCTGCGCCTGGCCGGTACACCGGGGAGAGGAGCGGCCCGTGCACGCCGGGCCGACGGCGGCGCCGACCGAGGAAGTGCGTTAGGTACGAGTTCCGTTCGTGGCGGTCCTCGCGACTGA